From Virgibacillus natechei, the proteins below share one genomic window:
- a CDS encoding YvrJ family protein, producing the protein METWVSFFTEVGFPIAVTFYLLHRIEGKLNLLIESIHALPEKMK; encoded by the coding sequence ATGGAAACCTGGGTATCATTCTTTACAGAAGTCGGATTTCCCATCGCGGTGACATTTTATTTGCTGCATCGCATTGAAGGGAAACTCAACCTGTTAATTGAATCGATCCACGCATTGCCGGAGAAAATGAAATGA